A genomic stretch from Trichlorobacter lovleyi includes:
- a CDS encoding methyltransferase domain-containing protein: MTKKTATTTPEFEQYRQEMIAKRQRFGDKKIHFPDVVSFDQLFDGSGFDKKLVKPSGHPDISTFCWVSYIQGYEGPRPSSFYATPNKSLVEWIAHEMMYSCGIHFKIILYDDGTALLTAEYDQILGSRWLALIKTETVPAIKPEDAPEQQQVPNEMLAVLSQCLIDGNLLKLPCQLDRKLYTKIDALLKDLGGKWNRKAGGHVFEEDPSELIDNIIVTGRTTKPEKFGFFPTPKPLAMDVVDKANIRPGMRILEPSAGDAGLADIIKEKSDQIFCCELQEKNVALLKDKGYQVVQGDFLDLGIGYEAFDRVVMNPPFEKQADIKHVLHAWNFLKPGGRLVAIMSSSVNFRQDKRATEFREFVDQFEGEITANPDGSFKSSGTAVNTVTLVIDKPAAA, encoded by the coding sequence ATGACAAAGAAAACAGCCACCACTACCCCCGAGTTCGAGCAGTACCGTCAAGAAATGATCGCCAAGCGTCAAAGGTTCGGAGACAAAAAGATTCACTTTCCGGACGTAGTCAGCTTCGACCAGCTCTTTGACGGATCCGGCTTTGATAAAAAGCTTGTCAAGCCCAGTGGCCACCCTGACATCAGCACCTTCTGCTGGGTCAGTTATATTCAAGGCTACGAAGGCCCTCGCCCGAGCTCCTTCTACGCAACCCCAAACAAAAGCCTGGTTGAGTGGATAGCCCACGAAATGATGTACAGCTGTGGCATCCACTTCAAAATCATCCTTTATGACGACGGAACAGCCCTGCTCACTGCTGAATATGATCAGATTCTGGGAAGTCGTTGGCTGGCTTTAATCAAGACAGAAACTGTACCTGCTATAAAGCCAGAGGATGCACCCGAACAACAACAGGTGCCTAACGAGATGCTGGCCGTCCTTAGCCAATGTCTTATCGACGGCAACCTGCTGAAACTCCCCTGCCAACTTGACCGCAAGCTTTACACCAAGATCGATGCACTCTTGAAAGACCTTGGTGGTAAGTGGAACAGAAAGGCCGGCGGTCACGTATTCGAGGAAGACCCGTCCGAACTCATCGACAACATCATTGTCACCGGACGGACAACCAAACCGGAGAAATTTGGTTTCTTCCCTACTCCGAAGCCACTGGCAATGGATGTAGTGGACAAAGCCAATATTCGTCCCGGGATGAGAATACTCGAACCGTCAGCCGGCGATGCCGGTCTGGCAGACATAATCAAAGAAAAAAGCGACCAGATCTTCTGCTGCGAACTGCAGGAGAAAAACGTCGCCCTACTGAAAGACAAAGGCTACCAAGTCGTACAAGGAGATTTTCTTGACTTGGGCATCGGGTATGAGGCGTTCGATCGGGTGGTCATGAACCCCCCTTTTGAAAAACAGGCAGACATCAAGCATGTCCTGCATGCCTGGAACTTCCTCAAACCTGGTGGCCGTCTGGTCGCCATCATGTCATCCAGCGTGAACTTCAGACAAGACAAGCGCGCGACAGAGTTTCGCGAATTTGTCGATCAGTTTGAAGGCGAGATCACAGCCAACCCCGATGGCAGCTTCAAGTCATCAGGAACCGCTGTGAACACCGTCACCCTGGTAATTGACAAACCAGCAGCGGCTTAA
- a CDS encoding AAA domain-containing protein, translated as MADDTSLSNRSSNPDDIELFRDNENPEEKLERLQQEQLLAEGIATATVKNDGAKSLVMLPSEVIDGDVLKLTPAAADVIKQNLLSAKAPDDSHDICLLLPVAMNKASKGKTEVSACVAYKIEPTLRSTLNCASTEGYFEVPLDVNDPDKTQVMLPVCLRLLDLEETVIEKCRTQEGLRNFTASLTGSDSAVTFHQVAESLIGLAVKKQKKTNCIEPRYVVLARLDLGKYEANLAKDLEGILKSGGEIASNTPAHKYLFADKDPHAVPMVDPASIWLGQGAPYSYGYGQAQVLQQIQNDSEPLVAVQGPPGTGKTALILGAIADQVCRRAYALATGQPDYDNLMLVTSDTNAAVDNVIDGLKHAVGESAEWFWLNGGNKEKTDKELSERMFAFEEWLKNTPFDSKAYEHASEKLRTLADKVLTPHKLSSANKHQLCIWLHWT; from the coding sequence TTGGCTGATGATACAAGCTTGTCGAACAGGTCGTCTAACCCTGACGATATTGAACTGTTCAGGGATAATGAAAACCCAGAAGAGAAGCTGGAGAGATTACAGCAAGAGCAGCTTTTAGCAGAAGGTATTGCAACGGCCACTGTTAAAAATGATGGGGCTAAATCGCTCGTGATGCTTCCATCTGAAGTCATTGATGGAGATGTGCTTAAATTGACACCTGCAGCCGCTGACGTCATAAAACAAAACCTGCTCTCTGCGAAAGCACCAGACGACAGTCACGACATCTGCTTGCTGCTGCCGGTTGCCATGAACAAGGCCAGCAAGGGTAAAACAGAAGTAAGCGCATGCGTCGCTTACAAAATTGAGCCTACATTGCGGTCAACACTAAACTGTGCCAGCACAGAAGGATATTTTGAGGTCCCCCTTGACGTTAACGATCCAGACAAAACACAGGTTATGCTTCCTGTATGCCTTAGACTTTTGGACTTAGAGGAAACAGTCATAGAAAAATGCAGGACACAAGAAGGCCTCCGCAACTTCACCGCATCCCTGACAGGATCAGACAGTGCGGTAACTTTTCACCAGGTAGCGGAATCACTGATAGGTTTGGCCGTCAAAAAACAGAAGAAAACAAACTGCATCGAGCCCCGCTATGTTGTTCTTGCGAGACTCGATCTCGGGAAATATGAGGCAAACTTGGCAAAAGACTTAGAAGGCATTCTTAAGTCAGGCGGAGAAATAGCCAGCAATACACCTGCGCACAAATACCTCTTCGCAGACAAAGACCCTCATGCCGTGCCTATGGTTGACCCTGCGTCGATCTGGCTCGGGCAGGGGGCCCCTTACTCGTACGGTTATGGCCAGGCACAGGTCCTGCAACAGATACAAAACGATTCTGAGCCGCTTGTGGCAGTGCAAGGCCCCCCAGGAACAGGGAAAACAGCCCTTATCCTTGGCGCTATTGCTGACCAGGTATGCCGCCGCGCGTATGCTTTGGCTACTGGCCAACCCGATTATGACAATTTAATGCTTGTGACATCAGACACCAATGCTGCCGTTGACAATGTAATCGATGGGCTTAAACACGCTGTTGGAGAAAGCGCTGAGTGGTTCTGGCTCAATGGTGGCAACAAGGAAAAGACCGATAAGGAGTTATCGGAAAGGATGTTTGCATTCGAGGAATGGTTGAAAAACACTCCCTTCGACAGCAAAGCTTATGAACACGCGTCTGAAAAACTTCGGACGCTCGCTGACAAGGTTCTCACGCCGCACAAGTTATCATCGGCAAACAAGCACCAGTTATGCATTTGGCTACATTGGACATGA
- a CDS encoding OmpA family protein — protein MRFYSKGITVGLIAAALVGGAVTHAKAATVNDTGVTEPRALVYNYFYGPQVRSLLRDNQHVLCDACPRFASLSPYAEEAKIKDVAKNDPPLIPFVAPVPSDVGDGLAQKASSVQAGQSEIEGYVAYFGFDRHVLSRGERKSVESYLDNFKAAGGDTVRVEGHTCDIGPRAYNQKLSELRAKAVARIATEKGFEVSGVSGFGETQPVSTVRAKNRIAVIFVKEGVLKGSAKCVHFPV, from the coding sequence ATGAGGTTCTATTCAAAAGGCATCACAGTGGGGTTGATTGCTGCTGCGTTAGTAGGTGGTGCGGTGACCCATGCGAAAGCAGCAACAGTAAATGACACTGGTGTCACTGAGCCACGGGCCCTCGTTTATAACTATTTTTATGGCCCGCAAGTGCGGTCTTTGCTTCGCGATAATCAACATGTCTTGTGCGATGCCTGCCCACGGTTCGCAAGTCTGTCGCCGTATGCCGAAGAGGCTAAAATCAAAGATGTAGCAAAAAACGATCCACCATTGATTCCGTTTGTGGCGCCAGTACCTTCAGATGTGGGGGATGGTTTGGCGCAAAAAGCGTCATCAGTACAGGCAGGGCAATCTGAAATTGAAGGTTATGTCGCTTACTTTGGTTTTGACAGGCATGTGCTGAGCCGAGGCGAGCGCAAGTCCGTTGAATCCTATCTTGATAATTTTAAGGCTGCCGGTGGGGATACGGTACGGGTTGAAGGCCATACTTGCGATATAGGACCTCGGGCCTACAACCAGAAACTTTCCGAGTTAAGGGCCAAGGCGGTGGCTAGGATAGCAACAGAAAAAGGGTTTGAGGTAAGTGGTGTTAGTGGTTTCGGTGAAACCCAACCCGTAAGCACGGTTAGGGCAAAAAATAGGATAGCTGTCATTTTTGTAAAGGAAGGGGTGCTTAAAGGGAGCGCAAAATGCGTTCATTTCCCAGTGTAG
- a CDS encoding AAA domain-containing protein: MESKLPKIIKAWTKHLEDTAIATATVKNDGAKSLVMLPSEVIDGDVLKLTPAAADVIKQNLLSAKAPDDSHDICLLLPVAMNKASKGKTEVSACVAYKIEPTLRSTLNCASTEGYFEVPLDVNDPDKTQVMLPVCLRLLDLEETVIEKCRTQEGLRNFTASLTGSDSAVTFHQVAESLIGLAVKKQKKTNCIEPRYVVLARLDLGKYEANLAKDLEGILKSGGEIASNTPAHKYLFADKDPHAVPMVDPASIWLGQGAPYSYGYGQAQVLQQIQNDSEPLVAVQGPPGTGKTALILGAIADQVCRRAYALATGQPDYDNLMLVTSDTNAAVDNVIDGLKHAVGESAEWFWLNGGNKEKTDKELSERMFAFEEWLKNTPFDSKAYEHASEKLRTLADKVLTPHKLSSANKHQLQQSITDMTSEIERLCKFEKDMGDYIKKLELDYSAAPKPPEGFEMAMAEDVLYEAGLLKRQMELLHETLNKEVCATKLMPLVREESLVVKFLSAVGIIKQKTEVASHDRSAVFELAEKETTMFRSFRDKVITTLHNFGERAPTSSMELEALVKRIESLSALYKTNRESEKLIADKLVDLDKAQKMIAEKSDAVNQAQSSLDAWVDFSEKLRIDSALVNTQHELFNASVAFLRLEALKRSSRMIQVLEQFRGDGRDRSEVVNSQEKRTLLSLAYPVLASTSLSVRNLLPAGQMGPQQGILRLCVIDESGMIPLHKVFPAIWRARKALVVGDLKQLKPVHQMSDQQIEAYHNYMSQQGFTVEEIGVWSPYESTAYHRASRCPADAGTMTGYALFLEEHRRCAQEIADTFKSIARYDMMEVCTPDRSTLGNERILRSL, translated from the coding sequence ATGGAAAGCAAGCTACCAAAAATAATCAAAGCGTGGACAAAGCACCTGGAAGACACAGCTATTGCAACGGCCACTGTTAAAAATGATGGGGCTAAATCGCTCGTGATGCTTCCATCTGAAGTCATTGATGGAGATGTGCTTAAATTGACACCTGCAGCCGCTGACGTCATAAAACAAAACCTGCTCTCTGCGAAAGCACCAGACGACAGTCACGACATCTGCTTGCTGCTGCCGGTTGCCATGAACAAGGCCAGCAAGGGTAAAACAGAAGTAAGCGCATGCGTCGCTTACAAAATTGAGCCTACATTGCGGTCAACACTAAACTGTGCCAGCACAGAAGGATATTTTGAGGTCCCCCTTGACGTTAACGATCCAGACAAAACACAGGTTATGCTTCCTGTATGCCTTAGACTTTTGGACTTAGAGGAAACAGTCATAGAAAAATGCAGGACACAAGAAGGCCTCCGCAACTTCACCGCATCCCTGACAGGATCAGACAGTGCGGTAACTTTTCACCAGGTAGCGGAATCACTGATAGGTTTGGCCGTCAAAAAACAGAAGAAAACAAACTGCATCGAGCCCCGCTATGTTGTTCTTGCGAGACTCGATCTCGGGAAATATGAGGCAAACTTGGCAAAAGACTTAGAAGGCATTCTTAAGTCAGGCGGAGAAATAGCCAGCAATACACCTGCGCACAAATACCTCTTCGCAGACAAAGACCCTCATGCCGTGCCTATGGTTGACCCTGCGTCGATCTGGCTCGGGCAGGGGGCCCCTTACTCGTACGGTTATGGCCAGGCACAGGTCCTGCAACAGATACAAAACGATTCTGAGCCGCTTGTGGCAGTGCAAGGCCCCCCAGGAACAGGGAAAACAGCCCTTATCCTTGGCGCTATTGCTGACCAGGTATGCCGCCGCGCGTATGCTTTGGCTACTGGCCAACCCGATTATGACAATTTAATGCTTGTGACATCAGACACCAATGCTGCCGTTGACAATGTAATCGATGGGCTTAAACACGCTGTTGGAGAAAGCGCTGAGTGGTTCTGGCTCAATGGTGGCAACAAGGAAAAGACCGATAAGGAGTTATCGGAAAGGATGTTTGCATTCGAGGAATGGTTGAAAAACACTCCCTTCGACAGCAAAGCTTATGAACACGCGTCTGAAAAACTTCGGACGCTCGCTGACAAGGTTCTCACGCCGCACAAGTTATCATCGGCAAACAAGCACCAGTTACAGCAGTCTATTACTGACATGACGTCAGAGATTGAAAGACTGTGCAAGTTTGAAAAGGATATGGGAGACTACATTAAAAAGCTCGAACTTGATTATTCTGCCGCCCCAAAACCACCTGAGGGATTTGAGATGGCAATGGCCGAGGACGTCCTTTATGAAGCTGGTTTGCTAAAAAGGCAGATGGAACTACTTCACGAAACACTGAATAAGGAAGTTTGTGCGACAAAACTTATGCCATTAGTAAGAGAGGAAAGCTTGGTGGTGAAGTTCCTCTCTGCAGTCGGCATTATCAAGCAAAAAACAGAAGTAGCTTCGCACGACAGATCTGCTGTTTTCGAATTGGCAGAAAAAGAGACCACTATGTTCCGGTCTTTTAGAGATAAGGTAATCACAACGCTGCATAATTTTGGTGAAAGAGCTCCCACATCATCTATGGAGCTGGAAGCCCTCGTAAAGCGTATAGAAAGCCTATCAGCTCTCTACAAAACCAACCGGGAATCAGAAAAACTTATAGCCGACAAACTTGTGGATCTGGATAAGGCCCAAAAAATGATAGCGGAGAAATCAGATGCGGTTAACCAAGCCCAATCATCACTTGATGCCTGGGTGGACTTCTCGGAAAAACTGAGAATCGATAGTGCTCTTGTCAATACGCAGCATGAACTGTTTAACGCTTCCGTTGCCTTCTTGAGGCTTGAGGCCCTTAAGCGGAGTTCGCGCATGATACAAGTGCTAGAGCAGTTCAGGGGAGATGGGAGAGACAGAAGTGAAGTAGTTAACAGCCAAGAAAAAAGAACTTTACTGTCTTTGGCTTATCCTGTTCTAGCTTCCACGAGTTTATCCGTGAGGAATCTTTTGCCTGCTGGCCAGATGGGGCCTCAGCAAGGTATCTTGCGCCTGTGTGTAATTGATGAATCCGGCATGATTCCGCTTCACAAGGTTTTCCCGGCGATCTGGCGCGCTCGTAAAGCTCTGGTTGTTGGAGATCTCAAACAGTTGAAACCAGTACACCAAATGAGTGATCAGCAAATTGAGGCATACCACAATTATATGAGCCAACAGGGGTTCACTGTTGAGGAAATAGGTGTGTGGTCTCCGTACGAATCAACAGCATATCATCGCGCCTCACGCTGCCCTGCAGATGCAGGCACGATGACCGGTTATGCTCTGTTTCTTGAAGAACACCGGCGCTGTGCGCAGGAGATTGCAGACACATTCAAATCAATAGCCCGTTACGACATGATGGAGGTCTGCACCCCAGACCGGTCTACACTGGGAAATGAACGCATTTTGCGCTCCCTTTAA
- a CDS encoding vitamin B12-dependent ribonucleotide reductase: MSKHISISKQLSMQPSANATTILEKRYFRGEDKGFTGMCKRVAKAVASVEKDANYRKKMEEVFFNLMNTGLFMPNSPTLMNAGRPLGQLSACFVLPVEDSIPGIFEAVKQTAIIHQTGGGTGFSFSRLRQAGAKVKSTSGESSGPMIFMDTFNAATESIKQGGARRGANMGALRCDHPDILSFIRYKKDRTKLTNFNVSVAVTEAFMKAVDSGSEYPLVEPHTGKIVGMLDARAVWNEIVDYAWESGEPGILFIDEANHHNPTPHIGEYETTNPCGEQWLLPFESCNLGSVNLALMVKNGDIDWDLLTVVVLESIHFLDNIIDANRYPIPEIDAMTKANRKVGLGVMGFADMLAQMGIAYDSDKGVELAEKIMGYINNVAHDASEWLSVIAERGNFPNHKGSIYDGKRAQRNATVTTIAPTGTISIIAGASSGVEPLFAVSFIRNQADTIMFETNPLFEKIAKERGFWSEELLKKISADGGSVAHCDEVPEDVKRAFRTAHDISPEWHVRVQAAFQKHTDNAVSKTVNFPKEATREEVEKAFKLAYQLKCKGITIYRDGSRDEQVLSTAATTAKETPVDAPVQTSQQEPTKRERPNKLKGATYEMKTGCGPLYITINEDQTGLFELFTTMGKAGGCAASQAEALGRMVSLAWRSGVGAKQVIKQLSGISCHCPAGFGENKISSCADAVTKAISAHMEELTGDEDFHSKKQSGHQGACPECGSALEHASGCAVCHSCGFSAC, encoded by the coding sequence ATGTCTAAACATATTTCTATTTCTAAACAACTCTCCATGCAGCCTTCCGCTAACGCCACTACCATCCTTGAAAAACGCTACTTCCGTGGCGAGGACAAGGGTTTTACCGGTATGTGTAAACGGGTGGCCAAAGCTGTCGCATCAGTAGAAAAAGACGCCAACTATCGTAAAAAGATGGAAGAGGTATTTTTCAACCTGATGAACACAGGTCTGTTTATGCCCAACTCCCCCACCCTGATGAACGCCGGCCGGCCTCTTGGCCAACTGTCTGCCTGCTTCGTGCTGCCTGTGGAAGATTCAATCCCTGGCATCTTTGAAGCAGTCAAGCAAACCGCCATCATTCATCAAACCGGTGGCGGAACCGGCTTCTCATTCTCCCGTCTGCGTCAGGCCGGCGCCAAGGTTAAATCCACATCAGGTGAATCATCTGGCCCGATGATTTTCATGGATACCTTCAACGCCGCAACTGAAAGCATCAAGCAAGGTGGCGCACGCCGCGGTGCCAACATGGGCGCCCTGCGTTGCGACCATCCGGATATTTTGTCTTTCATTCGTTACAAGAAGGACCGCACCAAGCTTACTAACTTCAACGTCTCAGTCGCTGTGACCGAGGCATTCATGAAGGCTGTAGACTCCGGTAGTGAATATCCCCTCGTCGAGCCGCACACCGGCAAGATAGTAGGCATGCTTGATGCCCGCGCAGTATGGAATGAAATCGTCGATTACGCATGGGAATCCGGCGAACCCGGCATTCTCTTTATTGACGAAGCCAACCACCACAACCCCACTCCGCATATTGGTGAGTATGAGACGACCAATCCATGTGGTGAACAGTGGTTGCTCCCTTTTGAGTCCTGTAATCTCGGCTCCGTCAACTTGGCCCTCATGGTCAAAAACGGCGATATCGATTGGGATCTGCTCACGGTAGTCGTCCTTGAGTCCATTCACTTCCTGGACAACATCATTGACGCCAACCGTTATCCGATCCCCGAGATCGATGCCATGACCAAAGCCAACCGCAAGGTCGGTCTGGGTGTCATGGGATTTGCCGATATGCTGGCCCAAATGGGAATCGCCTACGACTCAGACAAAGGTGTTGAGCTGGCAGAGAAAATCATGGGCTACATCAACAATGTCGCTCATGACGCTTCAGAGTGGCTTTCAGTCATAGCTGAACGTGGTAACTTCCCTAATCACAAGGGGAGCATCTACGACGGCAAGCGGGCGCAGCGCAACGCCACGGTTACCACCATCGCCCCTACCGGCACGATCTCTATAATTGCCGGCGCATCATCAGGCGTCGAACCCCTGTTTGCGGTCAGCTTCATTCGCAACCAGGCCGACACCATCATGTTCGAGACCAACCCGCTCTTCGAAAAGATTGCAAAAGAACGTGGCTTCTGGAGTGAAGAACTCCTGAAGAAAATCTCAGCAGATGGCGGATCAGTCGCTCACTGCGACGAAGTCCCCGAAGATGTAAAAAGGGCATTCAGAACCGCCCATGACATCTCCCCCGAATGGCATGTTCGTGTGCAAGCAGCTTTTCAAAAGCACACCGACAACGCGGTCTCCAAGACCGTTAACTTCCCGAAGGAAGCCACTCGCGAGGAAGTCGAAAAAGCATTCAAACTGGCCTACCAGCTGAAGTGCAAGGGCATCACCATCTACCGAGATGGATCCCGTGACGAACAGGTCCTCTCCACTGCGGCCACCACCGCAAAAGAGACACCTGTAGACGCACCGGTTCAAACCTCACAGCAAGAGCCCACCAAGCGTGAACGTCCAAACAAACTCAAAGGTGCAACCTACGAGATGAAAACCGGATGTGGGCCTCTTTACATAACCATCAACGAAGATCAGACAGGTCTGTTTGAACTCTTCACCACCATGGGCAAAGCTGGCGGCTGCGCTGCTTCTCAAGCAGAAGCACTCGGTCGCATGGTCTCTTTGGCCTGGCGCTCCGGCGTTGGTGCCAAGCAGGTCATCAAGCAGCTTTCCGGAATCTCCTGCCACTGCCCTGCCGGCTTTGGCGAGAACAAGATCTCCTCCTGTGCTGATGCCGTGACCAAGGCCATTTCCGCTCACATGGAAGAGCTCACCGGTGATGAAGATTTCCACAGCAAAAAGCAGTCCGGCCATCAAGGAGCCTGCCCAGAGTGCGGAAGCGCTTTGGAACATGCAAGCGGATGCGCCGTCTGCCACAGCTGCGGGTTCAGCGCCTGCTGA
- a CDS encoding ATP-binding protein produces MSVIALSGASSTGKSTLLSDLRKPITELAEEHNREVVFQKERAREIFEEQFSHSYESLTDLLADDPLVYQMALAEAFQADALVAKTNPKTLYVADRTGFDVAVYTMLLGGTGYSDAAKINGIFAMLHSSLHVVDHVFLTVPFNVEAEQDGFRPDQYADPAKRALEVNMFRHIGATFSNTTILPSSHAERIETVLDLLKRRLSNNTI; encoded by the coding sequence ATGAGCGTCATCGCCCTATCAGGAGCGTCGTCCACAGGAAAATCCACCCTGTTGAGCGACCTTCGCAAACCCATCACTGAACTTGCCGAAGAGCACAACCGTGAGGTTGTCTTCCAGAAAGAGCGTGCACGGGAAATCTTCGAAGAGCAGTTCAGCCACTCTTACGAGTCGCTAACTGATCTCCTGGCTGACGATCCCCTGGTTTACCAGATGGCGTTGGCTGAAGCCTTCCAGGCAGATGCCTTGGTCGCTAAAACGAACCCCAAAACTCTCTATGTAGCAGATCGTACCGGCTTTGATGTTGCCGTCTACACCATGCTGCTTGGAGGAACCGGGTACAGTGACGCAGCCAAGATTAACGGTATCTTCGCCATGCTGCATTCCTCTCTTCACGTCGTTGACCACGTCTTTTTGACCGTGCCATTCAACGTCGAGGCAGAACAAGACGGTTTTCGACCTGATCAGTACGCAGATCCGGCAAAGAGGGCCTTGGAGGTGAACATGTTCCGTCACATTGGAGCAACGTTTTCCAACACGACCATCCTGCCGTCAAGCCATGCTGAAAGAATAGAAACCGTACTTGACCTGCTAAAGCGCAGGCTCTCAAACAACACAATCTAA